The DNA segment CCTTTGCTGCTCCACTGAATTGTGACCCAAATACCAAAGTATGTGCTGATCCATAACTTCTGTCAATTGTTCCAACCATAATAATTACTGTGGATGAGGGAGTACAAATGTCAGcaaaaaatactgtgtgtgcaaGTTAGACAAGTGCTACTTTGaactcagagagaaaacagtaatCATAATCTATTTTTAAGAACCTAGTTATACTAATAAAAAAGTAGGAATAAACAGTTGAAAGTTGAATCAGTTGAAGGAAAAATAGTTTTGAGAAAAAACACTGGGGTATATGACATGTTCATACAGTTCTGCAAATGTGGTCTCATCGTTCAACACTTACTACTGAGGGCTGTGGAGAAGCGTGCTTCTGGACAGTCGAGATGCTGTGCTCTGCTTTTGTGGCCGGCTTGGTCTCCAGGACGTTCGTCTTGACCACTTTCAGATCCCGGTTCTTCGTGGAGACGTAGCCGTCTTTGAGTGAGATGAGGATGGGGCCTCCGTTCTTGCCGGCAAACCACTCCTCTGCCTCCAGGGCGGGGTCAGGGCCGGCTGTGTCCGGGTACAGGTCGTCCTGGAACAGATCCGACTGGGCAggtggagagagcagagaggacatGGGAAATGAAGAAAGGAGGACTGGGTAGAACACTGACAGATATGGATGGAGGAAAATTACCTGTATAAAGCAGCAGTGAAGGAACAGCATATTTATTACTTGACTTAAACAGACTTACCTTACGTGGGACTGTCATGATGATTGgttcacattttctctcatgtAATTTGTAAAACCTACAGAGACAACAGCAAGAATAGTAagttatataaaaatatgttttaaataaagtaatacattcagattaatacacattagtaataaaataaaaaaatgaaaataaagctaGATTTAATTAACTTTGTAGTTTAGCTACTTAGACAGACCCTCACATAATCAGTGATTTTCTCTATATGTTTCTCTTCATATTGTGGTAAAAGGAACGTGTTTACACTAAACTGTGGTCATTAGGTGATTAAGACAGAAAAATTATCTGCaacaattttgaaaaaaaaaactaattgctttttaaattttttgaaGCAAAACTGATTCcagattttaaaatatgaatatttattgcCAGGCTGAAGAACTatgtaataaaacagaaacatgcataTTTTTCAGATAAATTTGGTAATaaccaaaaaaataatgatCCTAACATGTCAGCTGAATTGCTGTGTTACCTTGCAATTTCACACTTGTTGACATCCAGGCCTCTTTTGGGCATGTATCCCATGCCCCTCTGGGGCTCCTTGGTGGAAAAGGTGTTGAGGTAGTGAACAAACGGTGCCTCATCTGTGATCTCAAAGTACCGGATGCTGCTGTCACCCTGAGGACACACAGTCACAACTAAAAGTCAGTTTGTGAATCTAAGTATTACAACtgggaaacaaaacagaaatatctgTATTATAAGGAATCTCACCTTTCCACACAGGTAGACTACATTGGTGTCAGGGTCGTAGAATGGCAGCAGAACTCCATTACTGGTGTCCATCTCTTGAACACATATTGGCTCATCCATGTTGTCCTGGTAACACAAAATTCAGCATTTCAGTACAGTTTCACAGTACAGATTAATGATTAAAATCCAATTATTGCTGATTGTCTGTATGAGTTGCCCCTGTGTTCAGTGCATGCCAAACTCTCGCATATAGAGAACAATCAACAGGAATAAATCTCATATTTAAAATTACTCCTCACtggtttctctcttttctctttgtattcactgccccctgctggagctGAGATGTTACAGACACATATAGTTGAGAGAaagaagcaaagagagagagagcatgttcACCACAGGAGCGACTGATGAGGTCAACACATTGACCTATATCATTGTCAGGAAGCTGTTCAGAGCAAGGCTCTATAAAAGTTCTACATCACATTAAAAGTTCCATGTGTCATGTAGAtagcagtgtttctgtgatgTGTCAGAGCGTGAAGGATTGAATGAGACTCTACACTGACGTACACTTTTCCACAGGGCTAGCTGGCGCTCGCTCATGCGGCTGAATCCGGTGGTGAAAATGTTTCCGTCTGCTAAAAAGATGGCTCTCATTGGTCGAGCTCCCTCGTGGGCTTTGTCCTTCTCCTgataaatgagacaaaaacaccTGTCAGATTGGGCAGCCATGTTTGTAGACACTGTAGGTGTTTCTATTCCACACGTCAGGCATCCTCTCCCCAGATCCCCACGGCGTTTTCACTTACCGTCACAATCTTTTTCTTACGGGGGTCGATGACACGGACCTTCTTGTCCTTGCAGGCGGTGCAGAGCAGGCTGCCGTTGCGGCTCCAGCTGACACTAAAGATAACATCGGGGTGCATGTCCTCCAGGTTGATCATGGCCTCCCCCGTGCCCACATTCCAGATGATGATCTGGTTGTCGCACCCTAAAATggacacaaacagcacagcctGACTGCACACACCTCTGCGTCCAAGTCTATTTTCGGCACTTTACATCACACAAGGCAACGCGACAGGAGGCAGTCTCTGAGATAATTGGTCAGATTTGGAGTTCAGCTGTGCACAGGGGGACAAATGGAAGACCAGTTTGAGGGCAGAGGGTATGCACCAGAGGCTCTAGTTGAATGTTACCTGCACTGAGGAGAACATTGCGAGCGGTGGGATGCCAAGACACAATGCCAACCCTCTTAGAGTGGCCCTCTAACACCACCACAGGGTCTGAGAGGGGATTCTCCAGCCCGTTCTCAGGGATCTGCCAAACCTAAAATCAGACATAAAATAAAGCAGATAAAGAAAAGTAGAAGCTACAAAATAATTGATGCTTTAAAGATGAACCATGTCCTTACCATGACTGTGCAGTCCTCTGAGCCGCTCGCAATAACGAGGTCATTGTGAGGACACCAGTCGATGTCCAACACTGGGCCTGTGTGACCACATACTGTTGGGTAGACCTTGTCTATGCGGCCGGTCTACGGGACAGAGGACAACAAAGGGGTTAAAGAGTGTGACCTAAGGTAGAGCAATAAAGTTCAGGAAGCTGATCCTGGTCAGAGAGATATGAAAATGACTGACACACAGGGCTGACATAACTATCCTGTCCTCTAGATAAGTTTTATTTAATCATGCGTGACTACACAAATATTCTTCGCTTTTCTATGACAATCATGTTGCAGTTTCACTTAACAGCTGACTTCATACTTGGATACTAAGTTTAATTTTCACGTGAGCACACTATAAACAAGTTTTTACTGCAGTGACCTTTCTCAGCAGGGCGGACATCTGTGATTTCTACCTGTTGTAGCAGCTTCTCCAGAGGCAGGACATTATACAGTGAATATAAATTAATTAACCCAGTGGCCTAAAATAATGAGCAGCCGTCTCCTCTGTGAGTATCATGTGCTCACTGAGGCAACTGTAACAGGATACAAATCAGATGCCTTTACTATCAGGCAGACTTAAACATTGATTATCTATGGGGTTTGCTACAGATATGAGCCTCAGGAAACGGCAGGACGGggtcacagcagcagtaaaCTGATGAGCAGGCCTATGGAATTGACTCACCACATGCTTTGAAAGCTACAACTGGCTACAACCTCTGGATATGCGTTACACCCTCGATATCCAATTCTGTTCCTCAAGGACCTGTACTTAAAGCCACCATGTGTAGGATTACAGAATTTCTGACTTTGGTGTGCATGTCGTCAGAATAATTATAAAAATTCCACAGCCACACTTGCCACTTTGTGAGAATATACTTAACAGGCCAaacagtgctttgagctaaatgctaacaaaatcattacaattcatcctgtggggaaCACGAGTGTGTGCAACGAATTCCATGAAAATCCCTGCAAAATTTATacaaacatttcactcaaaaccacaaaagtcaacctcatggtggcattAGAGGAAAAGTGAGGGGATTGCTGGAGTTACTAGGATTCATCGTCTGTGGAACATCAACACCTGTAGAAAATttcattacaattcatcctATAACTGTTATGGCTAAAATTATATACAATGTGCTGTGCTGACAATGTGTTCACACTAATGAAAGAATCCCACTGTTACAACTTTCCAAGATTAGCATCACTAGGCTACTCAAGATGGTCGCTGACTATGCTATATTAATAAGACAGTAATGTAATTTGCACAGTGAAATAACACTTATCCTGTGTTAAGTGCTGGTTGTATGCAGAGGGGCACTGATACCATTTTTCTACTAAGGACCACACTGAGTCCGTAGTAGAAAAGTCCTGACTGCTGTGCGTAGTAAACTATGAAAAGTTTTGATAACATGAATGTTTATTCAGTAAGTGCCATAGCTTAGTTCAATAGCTGCTCTCATCTATTTAGGGTTGCAGTGATGTTAACTGCTTTGCCTGCCAAGTTGCCTATCCTGTACTGAAGCTTTCAGAAAAATGCAAATTCAGAGGGGCAAGTACCACTTGGATACTGACGTGAACAGGATTTAGAATTTGGAAAAAGTGAACTTCAATATGACACAAACTCTGCCtgagccacagacagagcagtTGTGGCTCATTATCCACCACAGCAAAGTAAATACCAGCAAAGCACCAGCCCTCAAGGACCAGAATTGAAGATTTGATGCTTTAAACCATCCTTGTTTAAGTCCACTGAACTGAGTGTAATAAGACAACAAAGAGGGACATTGTATTTGTATCTTCAGTAACCCCCCCTTTCCTGTttaaattttatatatttttttagtaGCAGAGTATCTCACCTTTTGTAGAGGAAGGACAAGAAAGGCTCCTCCCCCGCTGGCCTCTATGATGATGGCAACAAACTTGGGGTTGACGGCACAGAAGGAGCTGTCCCACGTGACCCTGGAGACACGGATGTCATCGTAGCACTGGTCGTTCCTCACGGCCTGACCGAAGACGTGACGGAACTTGCTCTGTCGCACAACTCGCCGCAACATATCTACAGAGATAAATAAGAGTACAGTTGGTCAGAGCTCCTGAGAGTTTTGCCCACAAATGTTCTTGTTAAAggaatttttgttttgtcaaaagtGGACATTTTTCCTCAGAAACTGATGTtatgaaatctgaaaatgagCATCCTTCTGTCACCGCTGAGCATGCAAACCTTGAGGGGTACGTCTGGCTTACTGCCAGCAGTCTGTCTGATCTGAGATTATGTTTGTTAGCTTTGACTGAGTTTGTTCCTGTGCATGCAGAATCCTactggaaaacatttttctctggcTGTGTTTACTTCCGTATCTTAGTGTAATATCCCAGACttctgagagaaaaaagttttaattcTCTAAAGGTTGTCAACTAACAGACAGACTTGTTCTATTCATTTcaacagtgtacagtgtatggATGTCTACTGGAGTTAGGCTCAGTTAACTTTAATtagatttaaatttaaagttttagTAGTTATTAATATTTAGGCTACTTCATGACACCTCATCAAGTTAGTTCCACTTCTACAACTGACTGCAAAACCCAAACCTACAGCCAAGCAGTTTCTCTTACagagccaagaaaaaaaaatcacaatcagGCAAACCAAAGTGAATTGTGAATCTGAGGTAGCTCTATAGCCTTAACAGTGTCTAACCCTTTATCCTATTTCTTCTCTATGACATCTCATCATTAATTCCTGAAATGCGTCTGTGGCATCTGTGATAAGTTGAATTCATTAAGAAAAGCATCCTCTGCCTTTCCTGGATACCtaccagaaaacaaaagtttgagTGGTAACAACAATGGTGCCAATGCTATGATGTGTGGCATGTCCACAAATTGGGAGGGACTTAGAGCAATGTTTTTTCAAAGCAGCACAGTAGTGTAGTGCTATGCTGGACAATACACTAGTGTATATTTTGGGGTTTACTGATTAGGACACAGGaaataagatattttttcaGAACTGTCATCAGTGATGTTATATTATTAAACTGAGCACACAACAGATGGCCTGTTGCTGCTCTGAGATTCTGGAAATGCTTTCAGTTGTTGATCCACACTGTGGCTGTGTGCACCCTCACTCCCATTTCTGCCTCAAGACAAGTCATTCATCAAGTGTAGACAAATGTTCCCAGAGCAGATTCCACTGTTGGCATCTTGGCTAGATCTGCAGCCACAACATGAAAACCAAACCGAGTGGAAATTCTCCAGAAACTTGACTTGTCTTGAAGCATTGTTTTATATAACTCCAAAAACTCTGTCTTTGATACCTGAGGAATTTCTCATCATTTTAGCAACATGCTTAGCTGTGTAATTATGTGGAAAATATAGCGTCTCAGGGTGGCAATTAAGCTGCCGGTCCCCGGCGACATACTGTGCTGTTATACAGGATGCCGCAGGATTTTTCTGCAGTTATCCTCAGGTCTGTCATCGCACCAAACCACCTGCTTCTTCACACTCAATCGTGGATTATGAGAATGGAAAAGCTGAATCACTGCCCTCTGGATCTAATATAGAAACTtgcatttttccttctttttcagCAACACCAGAACATATTTTACAGAGGAGAACAGCTTGGTTGCTCAGACCAAGTTTTTTGCTTAAACCTACGTAACTGGATTTTGATATCAAATGTCAGGTTTTTAAATCATGATGTCAGTTTTTTGTATATGCTTagttattctgtatttttaatgatCATAATGATGTTAACATGCAATAtgtcaaaacacacaattcAGTAAAACTAGCTTAAAGTCACAATATTATACTATACACCACTAGACACCCACACAAGAAACTTGTGAAGCAATAACAGTGGATGTGTTGACTAGAGTAAAACTAAATGGTGTTTTCATCCCAAATAACAAGTCTGAGGCAGACAGATAATGGACACTAACCATATAACCTCAAGTATTGTACACGTAGCCTTAAAATACTTTCATCAACAACTATCTTATCATctaagacagagagaaatgaacagTTTCATGGTGGATTACTGAACATGATCCTTTTTATCAATCAAATACTCCCCCTAGTATGGCCTTGATTCATAAAGCAATGTCCCACAGAGCCGTGAACACTGATCATGCTCTTACAAGGCTGCATAATGCCTGGACAGCGTAGGACTACAGTTTACGCTGACCAGAGCATCATGATGGTGGCCTGGCTGATAGAAGTGAACTCAATGATAGGCCTTGTCACAGCAGTTAATGCGAAGATATTACGGTCCAAGAGAGCAAGCTGAATGAGACTTTGATGGCTTCTCTGATATTAATAAAATGTAGTCAGCAGCCCTGCAGGGGTCTGCCCCCCCTTTCCCCGTCTgttattcatttctgtctggACAATGCGACTACATGGGTGTGCACAACACCACCAAATAATCCATCACTATCCCTACACCTCTGCCTGAGCTTATCATAATGCTGgcatgttacatttttaaatacatgtgcTGAATACACCGACCGATCTTGTGGACTGAGGATGCAGCTGCACGGTGTAACCGTTAGACAATGGTTgcttgctaacgttagctgatGTTACCACAAAGCTCGGTGCGTCCCCTCCTCCCCATTTAAACAAGTGGCTACAAACTAGAAAATCAAGGTGATAACGAGACACAGCTGTGATATGTTTAAACCAGCTGTGTGAGTAATTTCAAAACAAGTCGTTGATGCTGTTGGGAAGCTTTGGAGGGAGATACGTTAGCAATGCATGCTAACAAAACGTTGCCGTTACCGAAACAAGGGGGTGGACCGAGTATGCTGATTTATATTTTGGTGAGTACGCTCCAGATGTGACTCTCACTTACAAACGCCACAAAGCATAAGGTTTGATTGAGCTGCTAAAAttcataaaaacactgtatgTAAATTAAAGTATAACGTAAAAGGGAGGCGACGATAACGGCAAAGTAGACCGTGTTCCGCCGCACTGCCCCGGCCGGCAGCTCAGCAGCTGTGCCGGGGCTGGTCCCGTCTCAACAGCCGCCGACACACTGAAACACCGCAAACAGagtgaagtgtttttattcacatttacttgaaaatatCACATAAGCAGTCACCAGACTTTTTTGTTACGGCCCTGCAGAGCTGCCCACTCAGactaaaatgtttaatttcccCTCTCTTATCCTGCCAGTGTGTTTGGCATCCACAGTTCAGTTTAGCTAGGATAGCGTCCTAGCCTAGCTGCTAACTGTTAGCTGCGGTGGACCGCCGCCAGCTGACGCAAGTGCAGATATTTCCACCCGAGGTTTTTGGCTGCTCCCATTCTCAAACCCATCCAGCCAGCTAAATGGATGCTGCACAACCCCGACCGACCGATCACATGGAAAATGCACAGTGCTAAGAGACTTTTAAGGTTTCTTACCTCCTAAATCTATGCAAGATTTTCGTTAGCACGGGGGTAATCAATCACAACACATGAATCTGGTAGTTTAGGCGCGCCCTTATCCTGCAGGACGTTGCTCTAATATCCCTGGtctccacaaaaaaaaaaaaaaaaaaaaaacaaggccaGCCGCCTCTCCTGCCTGCAAATTTTTGACCCGGAGTAAGTGATTTAGATGTAGTTGTTATTTCAGGATGCAAGTTGACGGATAGAGCATCTCCTGTCCGCTCCTCACCTGCGGAAGATTAGCAATCGTCTATTCTCATCGTTATTAAATTCAATAGGATACGGTGACGACCGGCTACGGCACATGCGCAAACGAAAAGTCAGATTTAATTTCCCAAGGCTGTGAATGGGGATGGGACTTCAGGAGGAACAGTGGGTTTCTCCCCAAGTCGACCTCGTGTCTCTTGAAGTACAACTACTGAATCAGGTTCGAATTCTTAATCAGAATTTTGTTCAGCTATGCAAAAATGTGGATTTCATAGCCAGCAGCATCTTTTGTTTCAGGGTCCCTCCCTTCCCCCTCTGTCCCATCCCACCCTAGCCTGTCCTGCTCAAACACAATAAAGAAACCCCGCTCCCCACAGTCTGTGATTCACCCACACATCACAAATATTTAGGAAACACAGCTATAAACCATTTCCTCTGTTTGCCCTTTCAGTAATTATGTTGtttcaaaacatgtttgcaCCCTTTCCCTGATTAAATGTTAGGGCTCTAGCAGCTAAAGTTTATTCCTCAGTTTCACTCATTTTAAGTAGATGCCTAAAATGAGTGGATACATGTATAAAGATCTCAAATTTTTAACGTAGGTTTTAGACTCTAGAGTTGGAACCTTTTTGTGAGTTGGTCTGCAGGTAGATGCTACACAATTTCAGTAGTCATGAGCAATTATTGAGTAATCTCTTAAATGAATGGATGAGAGATgtagaagaaagaggaaagaaagaggattCAATTGCTTATTTCTTTACCTGCTTGTTTCTATAAGGGCAAGGGGCTTGGACTCTATCCAGAGGAGGTGGGCAAACACCATGGGCAGTTGCCAGGACTGCCACTGGGATTGTTAAGGTAGATAAACACATTAATACTCACATTTACACCTACATTAGATGAATTTGAGTCCCTAGTTCACCCTGAGCTGCATGTGTTTGGGGTGTGGGATAAATCTGAGGTGAACAGGGGCTAAAATTAAAAAGAGGAGGGTCCCTTGTGAGAGGATTAACTTGGTTTACTGAGTGATTGAATGACATGgatttctctttttgtcctcAACAATCATGTAAATGCTACTAAGTCATAGTTTAGTCTCTCAGAAAGTTATCTGGGAAAAccctgctttgttttttatcaAATTACTCTCCCAAccagacaagaaaaacaagactctTGATAGAATTAGGTTTAAAAGTTTAGATGTCACATATTACATAACTGAGATCCTGTTGTTCCCTTACTGGCAGAGATATTGTTGGACTTTTTTCAATGAGCATGGATACATCAGCTGCTTTTAATTAAGTACATGCTTTGACACATGcttaattctctgtgggttggtcacaatatatttattattattattatttcaaaaactGCAAGTCAGTCAGTTTCAGAGGGTCACAATCTCCTAAAGAAGACAGAACTAATGTGTTCAAGCTTTGACTGTCCCAAGTTCTTACCTTTCTTTGGAGGTGGTTGAACTTCTGGTGGTCTCTCTTTGGATTTCTTTGGGACATCGAAGGCATTCTTCATTTGGGACACTTTCACACTTGGACTCTGCTCTGCCACTCGAACCTGAGCTTTAGGCCCTTCGGATCTGACCCGGCTCTGGTCTCTCTGCATTTGATTTGTTTCCTTGATAATTTCTGCCACAGGCTTGTAGGAACCCACCTCACCGCCACTTCCTGCATCCCTATAAGTGCTGTGATCAGTCACATCTTTACGGTAACCATAGTTAGCGTGGTTGTCATTGCTGACCTGTGTGCTGACTCTCGCAGACAGGAGCTCAGGGAAGATTTCTCTTTTTCCTGAACAAGCAGGTTTTGGTCTTTGGATTTCTTTGCCCGACGTGACCTCTGGTATGTCTAGACTCTCTGTGGACGCAAAAGGATTTTGGGGCTTTTTCGTAACAGGAGGAGGTGAGCTTTTATATCTGGCTTGTCTCTCCAGGAATACCCTCCTCTGCAACATGTCCAGGTTTTGCGGCTCCTCATCTGGAGACAGTTTTGCCACGCGCCCACAGTAGTCATAGTCAATCATATCTCCATACTTATCATCCATTTGTGTGAGTGAAAGGTGTTGCCAGGGGCCGAGGTCAACCGACAGACGTCGTATGTTGGCTGGCACAGCGTAAGTGCCTTTTTCATCCCACAGCAAGCACATGTCCTGATTAATTGGAGCGTTGCATGGAAGatctttgttaaaatgaaaagtgtgtCTTCTCTTCACCTTCTCCTCAGATCGCAGATGATCTTTGCCTCTTCTTTGCACGTCAGTAGACATTAATTGTGCAGTTTTGAGCTTTATAAATGGGTTTTTAGGTTTTTTGgggacaggtggaggtggacCTTTAACTTTGGGCTTTTCTTTTGGCACAGACTCGTCTTTAGAGTCACGAGAGGCGGGTGAGGTGCCTGGCACCGTCTGTGAACTGGCTGCATTTGTATCAAGTTGTGTTGCCATTGTTGTGTCTTTCTCAGGCAACAGATGAGTTAAAGGTGGAGGGGTGATGACGGCAGAGAAGCAAACAagctcactctccctctttaGGCTCGCTATCTGTATCTTTCCATCACTGCCTTCAT comes from the Lates calcarifer isolate ASB-BC8 linkage group LG9, TLL_Latcal_v3, whole genome shotgun sequence genome and includes:
- the coro1cb gene encoding coronin-1C-A isoform X2, which gives rise to MLRRVVRQSKFRHVFGQAVRNDQCYDDIRVSRVTWDSSFCAVNPKFVAIIIEASGGGAFLVLPLQKTGRIDKVYPTVCGHTGPVLDIDWCPHNDLVIASGSEDCTVMVWQIPENGLENPLSDPVVVLEGHSKRVGIVSWHPTARNVLLSAGCDNQIIIWNVGTGEAMINLEDMHPDVIFSVSWSRNGSLLCTACKDKKVRVIDPRKKKIVTEKDKAHEGARPMRAIFLADGNIFTTGFSRMSERQLALWKSDNMDEPICVQEMDTSNGVLLPFYDPDTNVVYLCGKGDSSIRYFEITDEAPFVHYLNTFSTKEPQRGMGYMPKRGLDVNKCEIARFYKLHERKCEPIIMTVPRKSDLFQDDLYPDTAGPDPALEAEEWFAGKNGGPILISLKDGYVSTKNRDLKVVKTNVLETKPATKAEHSISTVQKHASPQPSVKMEDKLEEVLREFKSLRDRVILQDRRIARLEEQVAKVAM
- the coro1cb gene encoding uncharacterized protein coro1cb isoform X1 produces the protein MGQKLEKLSEKDEESLGNSDWSDQTGETQQTETTEQDESRDQDDGSFATPQSTGGITGISVSGQATGHAGEHTVTPARTDSQTGQPIRPLGQQEHPLNTMGERVGGDRESRSVTRTVKESKTVLGPEESRPTSNKKQGFQRKAVAFSWTTAMEEQGNGKKSEIDCSKLGPDTQTRGLTASCDPTNEEDFVVLERDESWLSSDGENNDVRIKTENLQSSIKRKVEEDSSTTYSNGNLPQPSTNTPQERGYENKSKRTSDRVLVKTETGEACAKSSPAACFESEMGQHLAEVTGSRCPLKGVSHVGAAHTETTGRGKAKEEQNMNDHGKGQVSTNSSFLTQEEGGWERAVRSDQNPCFRESQNQHKESHNLGFIAQKTQADQYHQNRFAGAVSKRAKAGTLSSFTKTEDGQAIDRAADSHPPKAKPSSSEIARLQDSLSFSLEQCDLIPCLPLPGNEGSDGKIQIASLKRESELVCFSAVITPPPLTHLLPEKDTTMATQLDTNAASSQTVPGTSPASRDSKDESVPKEKPKVKGPPPPVPKKPKNPFIKLKTAQLMSTDVQRRGKDHLRSEEKVKRRHTFHFNKDLPCNAPINQDMCLLWDEKGTYAVPANIRRLSVDLGPWQHLSLTQMDDKYGDMIDYDYCGRVAKLSPDEEPQNLDMLQRRVFLERQARYKSSPPPVTKKPQNPFASTESLDIPEVTSGKEIQRPKPACSGKREIFPELLSARVSTQVSNDNHANYGYRKDVTDHSTYRDAGSGGEVGSYKPVAEIIKETNQMQRDQSRVRSEGPKAQVRVAEQSPSVKVSQMKNAFDVPKKSKERPPEVQPPPKKDMLRRVVRQSKFRHVFGQAVRNDQCYDDIRVSRVTWDSSFCAVNPKFVAIIIEASGGGAFLVLPLQKTGRIDKVYPTVCGHTGPVLDIDWCPHNDLVIASGSEDCTVMVWQIPENGLENPLSDPVVVLEGHSKRVGIVSWHPTARNVLLSAGCDNQIIIWNVGTGEAMINLEDMHPDVIFSVSWSRNGSLLCTACKDKKVRVIDPRKKKIVTEKDKAHEGARPMRAIFLADGNIFTTGFSRMSERQLALWKSDNMDEPICVQEMDTSNGVLLPFYDPDTNVVYLCGKGDSSIRYFEITDEAPFVHYLNTFSTKEPQRGMGYMPKRGLDVNKCEIARFYKLHERKCEPIIMTVPRKSDLFQDDLYPDTAGPDPALEAEEWFAGKNGGPILISLKDGYVSTKNRDLKVVKTNVLETKPATKAEHSISTVQKHASPQPSVKMEDKLEEVLREFKSLRDRVILQDRRIARLEEQVAKVAM